In one window of Bizionia sp. M204 DNA:
- a CDS encoding cytochrome c yields MKALIKITIIALVLVTIVSCKNDSSRNYEYMPNMYQSVGYETYSETSAFRNGVEAQLPAEGSVPRGHIPFDIDNTLDGFNEAKATLKNPIDSLQFDKIRGKELYDIYCGICHGTKGDGQGNLVKREKILGIPSFDDVGRAITEGSIYHTIYYGKNAMGSYANQLNEEERWQVTAYVLELKANLEK; encoded by the coding sequence ATGAAGGCCTTAATAAAAATAACAATTATAGCATTAGTATTAGTAACGATTGTGTCGTGTAAAAATGATTCCTCTCGTAATTACGAATACATGCCAAATATGTATCAATCGGTTGGCTATGAAACGTATTCTGAAACTAGCGCATTTAGAAATGGTGTAGAAGCGCAATTGCCAGCAGAAGGATCAGTACCAAGAGGTCATATACCTTTTGATATTGATAATACTTTAGATGGTTTTAATGAAGCTAAAGCTACTTTAAAGAATCCTATAGACTCCCTCCAATTTGATAAGATAAGAGGAAAGGAACTTTATGATATTTACTGTGGAATTTGTCACGGAACTAAAGGTGATGGACAAGGCAATTTAGTGAAACGTGAAAAAATTCTTGGTATTCCAAGCTTTGACGATGTGGGAAGAGCTATAACCGAAGGTAGTATTTACCATACTATTTATTATGGTAAAAATGCCATGGGTTCATATGCTAACCAATTGAATGAGGAAGAGCGTTGGCAAGTAACCGCTTATGTATTAGAGTTGAAAGCCAATTTAGAAAAATAA
- a CDS encoding DUF3341 domain-containing protein, whose amino-acid sequence METSKVIHAIYTDDDVLMLAVKRVKAEKHHIEEVFTPFPVHGLDKAMGLAPTRLAITSFIYGCIGLAVSIVMMNFIMIEDWPQDIGGKPSFSYIENMPAFVPIMFELTIFFAAHLMVITFYLRSRLWPFKNAENPDPRTTDDHFLMEIAIHNNQLELENLLKETGAVEINIVEKVEAH is encoded by the coding sequence ATGGAAACATCAAAAGTAATTCACGCTATTTATACAGATGACGACGTATTAATGTTGGCTGTTAAAAGAGTTAAAGCTGAAAAGCATCATATTGAAGAAGTATTTACACCTTTTCCAGTTCACGGACTAGATAAAGCTATGGGATTAGCTCCAACGCGTTTGGCTATAACATCATTTATTTACGGCTGTATTGGTTTAGCAGTTTCTATAGTAATGATGAACTTTATAATGATTGAAGATTGGCCTCAAGATATTGGAGGAAAACCAAGTTTTAGTTATATTGAAAATATGCCAGCGTTTGTACCTATTATGTTTGAGTTAACGATATTTTTCGCTGCGCACCTAATGGTAATTACATTTTACTTACGTAGTAGGTTGTGGCCATTTAAAAACGCAGAAAATCCTGACCCAAGAACAACCGATGATCATTTCTTAATGGAAATTGCAATTCATAACAATCAACTTGAATTAGAAAATTTACTGAAAGAAACTGGTGCAGTTGAAATTAACATTGTTGAAAAAGTAGAAGCACATTAA